One Nicotiana sylvestris chromosome 12, ASM39365v2, whole genome shotgun sequence genomic window carries:
- the LOC138883730 gene encoding uncharacterized protein, which produces MHATDIEAAELATYQLKDVANTWYETWEESRGEDADPTTWKEFVDAFLEHFLPIKVLEAKALEFERLRQNDTSVNEYYLKFVSLAKYAPEMVRDMRDRVRRFVLGLSDDLFVDANIAAQNNDMTITKMVAFVQGNEDRLKEEERVRREKEREFSKRAKSAGNFNHRGSQAGGNLQFFKKSKSGPAPSSASAPVQRSKINKKNQNFRTADSQSQASVGYRVPGYPICNTCGKRNLGLCRLGTNGCFVCGQQGRFLRDCPLAKQNNGGNVAQSTNSAAYHNFQAQQGRGAAKSNNAGSGQNRLYALADRQDTEARRDVVTCMLMIFTFDVYALIDPGSTLSYVTPYIAKKIGIELEKLCEPFEVSTSVGESVIEMCIYRGCPVKVHHRLTATDLVELEMVDFDMIMDMDLLASYYATVDCRTKIVSFEFPGEPVLAWKGDVVTPRGGFISYLKAKKMISKGYIYHLV; this is translated from the coding sequence ATGCATGCTACAGACATCGAGGCAGCAGAGCTTGCTACATACCAACTGAAGGATGTTGCTAACACTTGGTATGAAACATGGGAAGAGTCCCGAGGGGAGGATGCAGATCCTACGACTTGGAAGGAGTTTGTAGATGCGTTCCTTGAGCACTTTCTACCCATTAAGGTCTTGGAAGCTAAGGCTTTGGAGTTTGAGAGACTCAGACAAAATGATACGAGTGTGAATGAGTACTACCTCAAGTTCGTCTCTCTGGCCAAGTATGCTCCGGAAATGGTACGCGATATGAGGGACAGAGTTAGGCGGTTTGTGTTGGGGCTTTCAGATGATTTGTTTGTTGATGCTAATATAGCTGCTCAGAATAATGACATGACCATCACTAAGATGGTTGCCTTTGTTCAAGGTAACGAAGACAGGTTAAAGGAAGAAGAGCGAGTACGGAGAGAGAAGGAGAGGGAATTCAGTAAGAGAGCTAAGTCTGCAGGAAATTTCAACCATAGGGGATCTCAAGCAGGAGGCAATCTTCAGTTtttcaagaaatcaaaatcaGGACCTGCTCCATCTTCAGCTAGTGCACCGGTTCAGAGGTCAAAAATTAACAAGAAAAACCAGAATTTCAGAACAGCAGACTCACAGTCACAGGCTAGTGTGGGCTATAGGGTCCCTGGTTACCCTATTTGCAACACATGTGGTAAGAGGAACCTAGGGTTGTGTCGTTTGGGCACAAATGGTTGCTTTGTGTGCGGTCAGCAGGGCCGCTTCTTGAGGGATTGTCCATTAGCAAAGCAGAACAATGGAGGTAATGTAGCTCAGTCCACTAATTCAGCAGCCTATCATAACTTTCAGGCCCAGCAAGGGCGCGGTGCAGCAAAGTCTAATAATGCAGGCAGTGGTCAAAACCGCTTATATGCACTGGCAGACCGTCAGGATACAGAGGCTCGTAGAGATGTTGTCACATGTATGCTAATGATATTCACTTTTGATGTCTATGCTCTTATAGATCCGGGATCCACCCTATCTTATGTAACCCCATATATTGCTAAGAAAATTGGGATAGAACTAGAAAAGTTGTGTGAACCCTTTGAAGTGTCCACTTCAGTTGGAGAATCAGTTATAGAAATGTGTATCTATAGGGGATGTCCAGTCAAAGTGCATCATCGTCTTACTGCAACAGACTTAGTAGAATTGGAGATGGTAGACTTCGATATGATCATGGACATGGATTTGTTAGCATCATATTATGCCACAGTGGATTGTAGAACCAAAATAGTAAGTTTTGAATTTCCTGGTGAACCAGTCTTAGCATGGAAGGGTGATGTAGTAACACCTAGGGGtgggtttatttcctatcttaaagcCAAAAAGATGATCTCCAAGGGATATATCTATCACCTGGTTTGA